In one Roseburia intestinalis L1-82 genomic region, the following are encoded:
- a CDS encoding methyl-accepting chemotaxis protein — protein MDKEMEFKNKSIKEKVNGSFEMIIVLYVVSVAFAVFLMFAVKIVPSATEYFVLAGGIVVLAIITVCSILATLKRAKMLIHYIVEPVRELSSVAEKISGGELDIEIAYQSEDEIGELAEDFRKTATTLQRIIGDLNHILDAFAKGDYTVKSGCRDAYVGEFDTVHAKLIATTEHVSDALKSIRESSNQVAQGSDQLAVSAQDLAKNATDQAVAVDSLAQSVSEITEQILGTSKSIDIVHDKAKDVGTTAAVSQQKMTELTEAMERISVTSKEIGQVIEEIESIASQTNLLSLNASIEAARAGEAGKGFAVVAEQIRMLAESSANSADTSKQLLTENQNEVEHGNQVTQQTAESLTDVLNELDAIVGEVATIRTASDREAAFVKEIEDSTKQISDAIQSNSAASEETSATSEELSAEADSLEGLVERFKLR, from the coding sequence ATGGATAAAGAAATGGAATTTAAAAATAAGAGTATTAAAGAAAAGGTAAACGGAAGCTTTGAAATGATCATAGTTTTATATGTGGTCAGCGTGGCGTTTGCAGTATTTTTAATGTTTGCAGTAAAAATTGTTCCGTCTGCAACAGAGTATTTTGTGCTTGCCGGAGGTATTGTTGTGCTTGCGATTATAACGGTCTGCAGTATTCTGGCAACATTGAAACGGGCTAAGATGCTGATACACTATATTGTAGAACCGGTCAGGGAACTAAGCAGTGTGGCAGAAAAAATCTCTGGTGGAGAACTTGATATTGAAATTGCTTATCAGTCGGAGGATGAGATCGGAGAACTTGCAGAAGATTTTCGCAAAACAGCAACTACGCTGCAACGGATTATAGGAGATCTTAATCATATTCTGGATGCATTTGCAAAAGGTGATTATACGGTAAAATCCGGATGCAGGGATGCTTATGTGGGAGAATTTGATACGGTGCATGCAAAACTGATTGCAACAACAGAACATGTTAGTGATGCTTTAAAATCAATCCGTGAATCTTCGAATCAGGTGGCACAGGGATCCGACCAGCTTGCAGTCAGCGCACAGGATCTTGCCAAAAATGCAACGGATCAGGCAGTGGCCGTTGATTCTTTAGCACAGAGCGTTTCAGAAATCACAGAACAGATTCTTGGAACAAGTAAGTCGATTGATATTGTACATGATAAAGCGAAAGACGTTGGAACAACAGCAGCGGTAAGCCAGCAGAAGATGACAGAACTGACAGAGGCAATGGAGCGTATTTCCGTGACATCCAAGGAAATCGGACAGGTTATCGAAGAAATTGAGAGTATTGCATCACAGACAAATCTGTTGTCCTTAAATGCATCTATTGAGGCAGCAAGAGCCGGTGAGGCAGGAAAAGGATTTGCAGTTGTTGCAGAGCAGATCCGTATGCTTGCTGAGAGCAGTGCAAATTCTGCAGATACGTCAAAACAGCTTTTGACAGAGAACCAGAATGAAGTAGAACACGGTAATCAGGTGACACAGCAGACGGCAGAATCTCTGACGGATGTTCTGAACGAACTGGATGCTATTGTGGGTGAGGTAGCAACGATCCGTACGGCATCTGATCGTGAGGCAGCCTTTGTAAAAGAGATCGAAGACAGCACGAAACAAATCAGCGACGCAATCCAGAGCAACTCTGCAGCATCGGAAGAAACATCTGCTACCAGTGAAGAACTTTCTGCAGAAGCAGATTCCTTAGAGGGCCTTGTAGAGCGTTTTAAACTGCGTTAA
- a CDS encoding Ig-like domain-containing protein, producing MKIKEKMIAVVMAFAMMFTFIFAGESSEVIAAAKTKALEINVDFARNAASGDDSGIYVKSLISNKKITFGKTYVFQTKIYVPAVYMKTGRIWVKPAVNFFTGKNGDTYAGMAQSSKEGYSYDKNSKEVKKYGDFYVVNVKISLDNCDRISASKGSVYGHLFISGFNKAYKGSIYVDDVTLTVDKKSVVKQNYENGKNSGCWYYLNRSEKEYTPAVVSFSGKTLDVTKTSLTIKKGKKATIKATAMPKTKITYQSKNKKVATVNSKGVVRGIRKGKTTILVTANGKTVKVQITVK from the coding sequence ATGAAAATAAAGGAAAAGATGATTGCTGTGGTTATGGCATTTGCAATGATGTTTACGTTTATTTTTGCAGGTGAAAGCAGTGAAGTAATCGCTGCTGCGAAAACAAAAGCATTAGAGATAAATGTTGATTTTGCCAGGAATGCAGCAAGTGGAGATGACAGCGGGATATATGTAAAGAGCCTGATTTCCAATAAAAAAATTACTTTTGGAAAGACTTATGTATTTCAGACAAAAATTTATGTGCCAGCCGTTTATATGAAAACTGGAAGAATATGGGTAAAACCTGCAGTTAATTTTTTTACAGGCAAAAATGGCGATACATATGCCGGAATGGCACAGTCTTCGAAAGAAGGATATTCTTATGATAAGAATTCGAAAGAAGTAAAAAAATATGGTGATTTTTATGTTGTCAATGTGAAAATATCATTGGATAACTGTGACAGGATTTCTGCATCAAAGGGAAGTGTGTATGGACATCTGTTCATCTCTGGTTTTAATAAGGCATATAAGGGAAGTATTTATGTTGATGATGTGACACTTACTGTAGATAAGAAATCAGTTGTAAAGCAAAATTATGAGAATGGAAAAAACAGTGGTTGCTGGTATTATCTTAACAGATCAGAAAAGGAATATACACCTGCTGTTGTTTCATTTTCAGGAAAGACATTGGATGTGACTAAGACATCGCTTACTATAAAAAAGGGTAAAAAAGCGACGATCAAAGCCACTGCAATGCCAAAAACAAAAATAACATATCAGTCTAAGAACAAGAAAGTCGCTACAGTAAACAGTAAAGGTGTTGTCCGGGGCATTCGGAAAGGAAAGACAACCATTCTTGTCACAGCGAATGGGAAAACTGTTAAAGTTCAGATTACCGTAAAATAA
- the rpsU gene encoding 30S ribosomal protein S21: protein MSSVIVKENETLDSALRRFKRNCAKAGIQQEIRKREHYEKPSVKRKKKSEAARKRKYN from the coding sequence ATGTCTAGTGTAATTGTAAAAGAAAACGAGACTTTAGATAGCGCTTTACGTCGTTTCAAGAGAAACTGCGCAAAAGCAGGTATCCAGCAGGAGATTCGTAAAAGAGAACACTACGAGAAACCAAGCGTAAAACGTAAGAAAAAATCTGAAGCAGCTAGAAAAAGAAAATACAACTAA
- a CDS encoding PilZ domain-containing protein produces MINLKNCRVIIREQKKNSVLADTVILGHNLLTNIIKVRASAMAYRPKEPVGLLVFLENKIYSYLGTVQGAVIANEMSIALYDEEQKKGRKFERYEIEASGKIEGVRIKNNMITLHKPIPVTIKNMSANGVLFKGISGCLDVGMQLQLYMDVTDSGMRYEYKVVRKQNSNPETEEYGCKMVAKKK; encoded by the coding sequence ATGATTAATTTAAAAAACTGCCGGGTAATTATCCGTGAACAGAAAAAAAACAGTGTACTTGCAGACACGGTAATTCTTGGTCATAATCTGCTGACAAATATCATCAAAGTGCGGGCGAGTGCGATGGCATATCGCCCGAAAGAACCAGTGGGACTGCTTGTTTTTCTGGAGAACAAAATATATTCTTATTTAGGTACCGTACAGGGGGCGGTGATCGCAAACGAAATGTCGATTGCGCTATACGATGAAGAACAGAAAAAAGGCAGAAAATTTGAGCGTTATGAGATTGAAGCATCTGGCAAGATCGAAGGTGTCAGGATAAAAAATAACATGATAACGCTCCATAAGCCGATACCGGTTACCATCAAAAATATGAGCGCAAATGGTGTACTGTTTAAAGGAATTTCCGGCTGTCTGGACGTTGGAATGCAGCTACAGCTTTATATGGATGTAACTGATTCAGGAATGCGTTATGAGTATAAAGTGGTTCGTAAGCAGAACAGCAATCCGGAGACCGAAGAGTATGGTTGTAAAATGGTTGCAAAAAAGAAATAG
- a CDS encoding lactate utilization protein, whose protein sequence is MDTIKSKYHETLAATVIKNLEKRQMEGYYCPTVEDAEKLAFSFLKDGQTVSFGGSMTLEETGMLTALRHDPSIHLIDRSTAKTPDETKKMYHDALSSDVYFMSTNAITTGGELVNIDGTGNRVAALIYGPETVVILAGMNKIAANVDEALSRVHNVATAQNCIRLDKKTPCAITGACADCLSPDCICNQVVITRRSGIKGRIKVLLIGESFGY, encoded by the coding sequence ATGGATACAATCAAAAGCAAATACCATGAAACACTTGCTGCAACAGTGATCAAAAACCTTGAAAAACGCCAGATGGAAGGCTACTACTGCCCGACCGTAGAAGACGCAGAAAAACTTGCATTTTCATTCTTAAAAGATGGGCAGACCGTATCTTTCGGCGGCTCCATGACCTTAGAGGAGACCGGCATGCTGACAGCGCTCCGCCATGATCCTTCCATCCATCTGATCGACCGCTCAACCGCAAAAACACCAGATGAAACAAAAAAAATGTATCACGACGCTCTTTCCAGCGACGTATATTTTATGAGTACCAATGCAATCACAACCGGTGGCGAGCTTGTCAACATCGATGGAACCGGAAACCGTGTTGCCGCACTGATCTATGGTCCGGAAACTGTTGTTATTTTAGCTGGAATGAATAAAATTGCCGCAAATGTAGACGAGGCCCTGAGCCGTGTACATAATGTTGCCACAGCACAAAACTGTATCCGTCTTGACAAAAAAACACCTTGTGCCATAACCGGTGCCTGCGCAGACTGTCTTTCTCCGGACTGTATCTGTAATCAGGTTGTCATCACCAGAAGAAGTGGAATCAAAGGACGTATCAAAGTACTTTTGATTGGAGAATCTTTCGGTTATTAA
- a CDS encoding ABC transporter ATP-binding protein: protein MSKNLKKMISYYKPYLGVFWADMFFATVSAAVALVIPLVIRYVTSTLIYMEPQAILGQIRWIALMLFALVAVDCYSRFFIANQGHVMGAKIEYDMRAEIFAHFQKLSFSFYDDQKVGQLMSRITTDLFDITELMHHGPENIILSLIKIIGAFVILMSIKPALALAAFAVLPFMFLFAYYMNGKMRRAFRSNRERIADINAQIEDNLSGIRVVKSFANEDIEKEKFRQGNEGFLRAKKNSYYYMGSFSAGLGTFTTLIQVNVILAGVILIAKGSVDISDLVTFLLYISVFTEPVRTLIDFTEQFQNGYTGFERFQEIMAIEPDIADKEDAKELVNVKGDISFEDVSFQYEENTECVLNHINLNVPAGAYMALVGSSGAGKSTLCSLIPRFYDVTAGAVKIDGCDVRDIRLKSLRDHIGIVQQDVYLFVGTVFDNIRYGKPDATREEVIEAAKNANAHDFIMSLPNGYETDIGQRGIKLSGGQKQRLSIARVFLKNPPILIFDEATSALDNESEKVVQDSLEKLAKNRTTFVIAHRLSTIKNAQRILVLTEEGIAEEGTHEELLEKGGVYEKLYQMQFHK from the coding sequence ATGAGTAAAAACCTGAAAAAGATGATTTCATATTATAAGCCGTATCTGGGAGTGTTCTGGGCAGATATGTTTTTTGCAACGGTATCTGCGGCGGTCGCGCTTGTGATCCCGCTTGTGATCCGTTATGTGACATCTACATTAATCTATATGGAACCGCAGGCGATTTTAGGACAGATCCGTTGGATTGCGCTTATGTTATTCGCACTGGTGGCGGTAGACTGTTACAGCCGTTTTTTTATTGCAAATCAGGGGCATGTGATGGGCGCTAAAATCGAGTATGACATGCGTGCGGAGATTTTTGCACATTTTCAGAAGCTGTCATTTTCCTTTTATGATGATCAGAAGGTTGGGCAGCTGATGTCCCGTATTACGACGGATTTATTTGATATCACAGAACTGATGCACCATGGACCGGAAAACATTATCCTTTCCCTGATCAAAATTATTGGTGCGTTCGTGATCTTAATGAGTATTAAACCGGCACTTGCACTTGCCGCATTTGCAGTGCTGCCGTTCATGTTTCTGTTTGCCTATTACATGAACGGAAAAATGCGACGTGCGTTTCGCAGCAACCGCGAGCGGATCGCCGATATCAATGCACAGATCGAGGATAATTTGTCCGGGATCCGTGTGGTAAAGTCATTTGCGAATGAGGATATCGAAAAAGAAAAATTCCGTCAGGGAAACGAAGGCTTTCTGCGCGCAAAAAAGAACAGTTATTATTATATGGGAAGTTTCTCGGCAGGACTTGGTACTTTTACGACCCTGATCCAGGTAAATGTCATACTTGCGGGTGTCATTCTGATCGCAAAGGGAAGTGTGGATATCAGTGATCTGGTCACATTTTTGCTTTATATCAGCGTGTTTACAGAGCCGGTGCGGACACTAATTGATTTTACGGAACAGTTTCAGAACGGATATACCGGGTTTGAACGTTTTCAGGAGATCATGGCGATCGAACCGGATATTGCAGATAAAGAGGATGCAAAAGAGCTGGTCAATGTCAAAGGCGATATCAGCTTTGAGGATGTATCTTTCCAGTATGAGGAAAATACGGAATGTGTGTTAAATCATATTAACCTGAACGTTCCGGCGGGGGCTTATATGGCACTTGTGGGGTCGTCAGGAGCCGGAAAGAGTACACTGTGTTCACTGATTCCGAGGTTTTATGATGTGACGGCAGGAGCAGTTAAGATTGATGGCTGCGATGTCCGGGATATCAGGTTAAAGAGCCTGCGCGACCATATCGGTATCGTACAGCAGGATGTGTATCTGTTTGTCGGAACCGTTTTTGATAATATCCGTTATGGAAAACCGGATGCAACACGTGAGGAAGTGATTGAAGCGGCGAAAAATGCCAATGCACACGATTTTATCATGTCGCTGCCAAATGGGTATGAAACAGATATCGGACAGCGGGGAATCAAGCTTTCCGGCGGGCAGAAACAGCGTTTGTCCATTGCAAGGGTATTTTTAAAGAATCCACCGATCCTGATCTTTGATGAGGCGACGAGTGCACTTGACAATGAAAGTGAGAAAGTCGTGCAGGATTCTCTGGAAAAACTGGCAAAGAATCGTACAACATTTGTGATCGCACACCGGCTTTCCACAATCAAAAATGCACAGCGAATCCTGGTTTTGACGGAGGAGGGCATTGCGGAGGAAGGAACGCATGAGGAACTGTTAGAAAAAGGCGGTGTGTATGAAAAACTGTATCAGATGCAGTTTCATAAATAA
- a CDS encoding CobW family GTP-binding protein codes for MTKIDIISGFLGAGKTTFIKKMIEEVFKGEKIVLIENEFGEVGIDGGFLKDAGIEITEMNSGCICCSLVGDFGKNLHEVIEKFHPDRILIEPSGVGKLSDVMKSVIDVEKDEDVKLNGLITVVNALKASKQMKAFGEFFNNQIEYATTVVLSRSQKATPEQLELCVKQIQALNPKAAVITTPWDEIKGEQILKVVEGQDSLEVKLLAEQHAKEEALEHEHEHHHDHDHEEHDENCTCGCHDHDHDHEEHEHHHDHDHDHDHEEHEHHHDHDHDHDHEEHDENCTCGCHDHHHHHHADEVFTSWGKETPHKFTKEQIEEVLKTLCETDDYGEILRAKGMVADVNGSWIYFDMVPGEYEIREGEPDYTGRLCVIGTHIDEHRLEELFGIA; via the coding sequence ATGACAAAAATTGATATTATATCTGGTTTCCTTGGAGCCGGAAAAACAACATTTATTAAAAAAATGATCGAGGAAGTTTTTAAGGGCGAGAAGATCGTTCTGATTGAGAACGAATTTGGTGAAGTCGGCATTGACGGAGGATTTTTAAAGGATGCAGGAATTGAGATCACAGAGATGAATTCCGGATGCATCTGCTGTTCCTTAGTAGGCGATTTTGGTAAAAACTTACATGAAGTCATCGAGAAGTTCCATCCGGACCGTATTTTGATCGAGCCGTCCGGTGTTGGTAAATTATCCGATGTTATGAAATCTGTCATCGACGTGGAAAAAGACGAGGATGTCAAATTAAACGGACTGATCACGGTTGTAAATGCATTAAAGGCAAGCAAACAGATGAAAGCATTTGGTGAATTTTTCAACAACCAGATCGAATATGCGACAACGGTTGTCTTAAGCAGAAGCCAGAAGGCAACACCAGAGCAGTTAGAGCTGTGTGTAAAACAGATCCAGGCATTAAATCCGAAAGCTGCTGTTATCACAACTCCATGGGATGAGATCAAAGGCGAACAGATCTTAAAAGTAGTGGAGGGACAGGACTCTCTGGAAGTAAAACTTCTCGCAGAGCAGCATGCAAAAGAGGAAGCTTTAGAACATGAGCATGAGCATCATCATGACCACGACCACGAGGAGCATGACGAGAACTGCACCTGTGGCTGCCATGATCATGACCATGATCACGAAGAACATGAACATCACCATGACCATGATCACGACCATGATCACGAAGAACATGAACATCACCATGACCATGATCACGACCACGATCATGAGGAGCATGACGAGAACTGCACCTGCGGCTGCCATGATCATCATCACCATCATCATGCAGATGAGGTATTTACAAGCTGGGGCAAGGAGACACCTCATAAGTTTACAAAAGAGCAGATTGAGGAAGTGTTAAAGACACTCTGCGAGACAGACGACTACGGCGAGATCCTTCGTGCAAAAGGTATGGTAGCCGATGTGAATGGTTCCTGGATCTACTTTGACATGGTTCCGGGTGAGTACGAGATCCGTGAGGGAGAGCCAGATTATACCGGAAGACTCTGTGTGATTGGTACACATATTGACGAACACAGATTAGAGGAACTGTTTGGAATCGCGTAA
- a CDS encoding TIGR03943 family putative permease subunit, whose translation MNEIPVYLFTGFMDSGKTTLVKETLFDDGFTEGGRSVVICCEDGDVEYDEEELKKINARLVMVENEEDFTEEFLNKVQAEYLPEQVFIEYNGTWGMGTLMDMELPKHWVIVQQLATVDATTFDMYLANMRTMVMEQLFQADVVIFNRCDDSTDKGKCRRNVKAQNRKAQLVFEREDGSLDERPEELPFDLSADVIEITDADYAIWYMDCMDNPKKYEGKKVSFLALVYNPEKLKKGVFVPGRFAMTCCIEDVTFIGFKCKYADEDKIPHKSWINITAEVHVEFAREYKGKGPVLYPVSIEPAEKPEDELVYFS comes from the coding sequence ATGAACGAAATACCAGTATATTTATTTACCGGTTTTATGGACAGCGGCAAGACGACTCTGGTGAAGGAGACGTTATTTGATGATGGTTTCACTGAGGGTGGAAGAAGTGTTGTGATCTGCTGTGAGGACGGAGATGTCGAATATGACGAGGAGGAGTTAAAAAAAATCAACGCCAGACTTGTCATGGTAGAAAATGAAGAGGATTTTACCGAAGAGTTTTTAAACAAAGTGCAGGCGGAATATCTGCCGGAGCAGGTGTTTATCGAATACAATGGTACCTGGGGAATGGGAACACTGATGGATATGGAACTCCCGAAACACTGGGTGATCGTACAGCAGTTAGCGACTGTGGATGCGACAACGTTTGACATGTATCTTGCAAATATGCGTACCATGGTAATGGAGCAGTTATTTCAGGCAGATGTCGTGATCTTTAACCGCTGTGATGACAGCACGGACAAAGGCAAATGCCGCCGTAATGTCAAGGCACAGAACCGCAAGGCACAGCTCGTCTTCGAGCGTGAGGACGGCAGCTTGGATGAACGTCCGGAGGAACTTCCGTTTGATCTTTCTGCGGATGTGATCGAGATCACCGATGCAGACTATGCAATCTGGTACATGGACTGTATGGATAATCCGAAAAAATATGAGGGCAAAAAAGTATCTTTCCTGGCATTGGTATACAATCCGGAAAAACTTAAAAAAGGAGTGTTTGTGCCGGGACGTTTTGCGATGACATGCTGCATCGAGGATGTGACATTTATCGGATTTAAGTGTAAATATGCGGATGAGGACAAGATCCCGCACAAATCCTGGATCAATATCACTGCGGAAGTGCATGTGGAATTTGCGAGAGAGTATAAGGGAAAAGGACCGGTACTTTATCCGGTATCCATCGAACCGGCAGAAAAACCGGAAGATGAGCTGGTATATTTCTCGTAA
- a CDS encoding bacteriohemerythrin, protein MGWEIHIFIQKKSGIYHGMEDFIMYKFTDDYLIGIDEIDNEHRRLFQMINEAIDLSKESSDISVISKNLVSGLKNYAATHFAHEEAYMEHIHDPELPIQKKEHEAFTKKINTFALDTSSPEAARQSLNDLLAYLARWLYRHILSSDTMIGKMSSISADEEDPFAFCEKYKTGVELIDTEHRRLFEIIHDTNDLIHAELLHDKYDEIMHLLVELKDYTEFHFRDEENLMERIHYPEISAQKRAHTAFVERLVEVDLTDLDEMDDNQQEYLIDLINFLSGWLINHILGSDKKIGEYMREHGIKEE, encoded by the coding sequence ATGGGCTGGGAAATCCATATTTTTATTCAAAAGAAAAGTGGTATTTACCACGGAATGGAGGATTTTATAATGTATAAATTTACAGACGACTATTTAATTGGAATTGACGAGATTGATAATGAGCATCGTCGGTTATTTCAGATGATAAATGAAGCGATTGACCTTTCAAAAGAAAGTTCAGATATCTCTGTTATCTCCAAGAATCTGGTTTCCGGATTGAAAAATTACGCTGCAACACATTTCGCCCATGAGGAAGCTTACATGGAGCATATTCATGATCCTGAGCTTCCGATCCAAAAAAAAGAACATGAAGCATTTACAAAAAAAATCAACACTTTTGCTCTGGATACTTCTTCCCCGGAAGCAGCAAGGCAATCCCTAAACGACCTGCTGGCTTATCTGGCTCGCTGGTTATACCGGCATATCTTAAGCAGTGATACGATGATCGGAAAAATGTCTTCTATTTCTGCTGATGAAGAAGATCCATTTGCATTTTGCGAAAAATACAAAACCGGCGTTGAGTTAATTGATACTGAGCACCGACGGCTGTTTGAGATCATTCACGATACCAACGATCTGATTCACGCAGAACTTCTGCATGACAAATATGATGAGATCATGCACCTGCTTGTAGAATTAAAAGACTATACAGAATTTCATTTCCGTGATGAAGAAAATCTCATGGAACGCATCCATTATCCGGAAATCAGTGCTCAGAAACGTGCACATACTGCCTTCGTGGAACGTCTTGTTGAGGTTGATTTAACAGATTTGGACGAAATGGATGACAATCAGCAGGAATATCTGATTGACCTGATCAATTTTTTGTCCGGCTGGCTGATCAATCATATCTTAGGTTCCGATAAAAAGATTGGTGAGTATATGCGTGAACATGGAATCAAGGAAGAATAG
- a CDS encoding ABC transporter substrate-binding protein, whose product MKRKMMAAVLMMAMTAGVLGGCGNSTGNNAKTDTNAQNNANTAEIKENANADVTEIANADGTVYKVGIVQYVDDASLNQIEKAIEAELDAKGAELGVTFDYADYTYNGQADSSTLNQIATDLVAEKVDVIIPIATPAAMIMQNATEDNQIPVVFSAVSDPVSAGLVADLNAPGANITGTSDALDTTAVMKLITAANPDVKKIGLLYDKSQDSSKVPVADAIAYCEENGIEYIEKTGTTNAEVSAAADALVAEGVDAVFTPTDNTIMTAELAIFEKFADAKIPHYTGADSFALNGAFLGYGVNYTELGTATADMAADILVNGADPAATAVRTLDSGIVTVNTETAAAVGIDDSVFKDMCEELKEVTTAEEFE is encoded by the coding sequence ATGAAAAGAAAAATGATGGCAGCAGTATTAATGATGGCAATGACAGCAGGTGTGCTTGGTGGATGTGGAAACAGCACGGGAAATAATGCGAAAACAGACACAAATGCACAGAATAATGCAAATACCGCAGAAATAAAAGAGAATGCCAATGCGGATGTGACAGAGATCGCCAATGCAGATGGCACGGTATATAAAGTTGGTATCGTCCAGTATGTAGATGATGCTTCCTTAAACCAGATCGAGAAGGCGATCGAGGCAGAGCTTGATGCAAAAGGTGCAGAACTTGGTGTGACATTCGATTATGCAGATTATACCTATAATGGTCAGGCAGATTCCTCTACCTTAAATCAGATCGCAACGGATCTGGTTGCAGAAAAAGTGGATGTGATCATCCCGATCGCAACACCGGCAGCCATGATCATGCAGAATGCGACAGAGGACAATCAGATCCCGGTTGTATTCTCCGCAGTATCAGATCCGGTCAGCGCAGGACTTGTCGCAGATTTAAATGCACCTGGTGCAAATATCACAGGCACATCCGATGCACTTGACACCACGGCTGTTATGAAACTGATCACGGCAGCCAACCCGGATGTAAAGAAAATCGGACTGTTATATGATAAGAGCCAGGATTCCTCAAAAGTGCCGGTTGCAGATGCAATCGCTTACTGTGAGGAAAACGGTATTGAATATATTGAAAAGACAGGAACCACCAATGCAGAGGTATCTGCAGCAGCAGATGCGCTTGTGGCAGAAGGGGTAGATGCAGTATTCACACCGACCGATAACACAATCATGACAGCCGAGCTTGCAATCTTTGAAAAGTTTGCAGATGCAAAGATCCCGCACTATACAGGAGCTGATTCCTTCGCGTTAAACGGAGCATTCTTAGGATATGGCGTCAATTATACAGAGCTTGGAACTGCAACGGCAGATATGGCAGCAGACATCCTTGTAAATGGTGCTGATCCTGCAGCAACAGCAGTCCGCACATTAGACAGTGGTATCGTGACTGTCAACACGGAGACAGCTGCAGCTGTTGGCATTGATGACAGTGTATTTAAAGATATGTGTGAGGAATTAAAAGAAGTTACAACCGCAGAAGAATTTGAATAA
- a CDS encoding ABC transporter permease, whose amino-acid sequence MGSIITLSIVQSALELGFIYALVALALFVSFSILDIADLSTDGCFTLGCAVCATVTLAGHPVLGLFAAAAAGVVSGFVTAFLQTRMGIQSILAGIIVNTGLYTINIAVMGFASNINLFSCDTVFSWAKDHIGGTWYKLIVAAVFVVIVGVILAWFLNTRLGLSIRATGDNPDMVRASSINTGLMITIGLCVANAMTGLSGGLLAQYQKSCDINLGTGMVTIALASLIIGESIIGKGGVLKRVIGVVLGSCLYRFIVAIALRLNVPAECLKLVSSLIVAFAIALPYLKKQAAFMKQRRLAKAENQLYMEQIQKQNQKKEEP is encoded by the coding sequence ATGGGTTCGATCATTACACTTTCCATTGTACAGAGCGCATTAGAACTTGGATTTATCTATGCACTGGTTGCGCTTGCATTATTTGTATCATTTTCCATATTAGATATTGCGGATCTGTCAACAGACGGCTGCTTTACATTAGGCTGTGCAGTCTGTGCGACGGTGACGCTTGCCGGACATCCGGTGTTAGGACTGTTTGCGGCGGCGGCAGCAGGAGTTGTATCGGGATTCGTTACTGCATTTTTACAGACCAGAATGGGTATTCAGTCCATCTTAGCTGGAATCATCGTAAATACAGGATTATACACGATCAACATTGCGGTGATGGGTTTTGCATCCAATATCAATCTTTTTTCCTGTGACACGGTTTTTTCATGGGCGAAAGATCATATCGGGGGAACCTGGTATAAACTGATCGTTGCAGCTGTATTTGTTGTGATTGTCGGTGTGATACTGGCATGGTTTTTAAATACGAGACTGGGACTTTCCATCCGTGCGACCGGCGATAACCCGGATATGGTAAGGGCATCAAGTATCAATACCGGACTTATGATCACGATCGGACTTTGTGTTGCGAATGCCATGACCGGACTTTCCGGCGGACTGCTCGCACAGTATCAGAAATCCTGTGATATCAATCTTGGAACGGGAATGGTAACGATCGCACTTGCGAGTCTGATCATCGGGGAGTCGATCATCGGAAAAGGCGGTGTGTTAAAGCGTGTGATCGGCGTGGTATTAGGAAGCTGCCTGTACCGCTTTATCGTAGCGATTGCTTTAAGATTAAATGTTCCGGCAGAATGTTTAAAACTGGTATCATCACTTATCGTTGCATTTGCGATCGCACTGCCTTATCTGAAAAAGCAGGCAGCGTTTATGAAACAGCGCCGCCTTGCAAAGGCAGAAAACCAGTTATATATGGAACAGATCCAGAAACAGAACCAGAAGAAGGAGGAACCGTGA